From Deltaproteobacteria bacterium:
TCTGCGCAATCGTATCGCTTCCCTTGAAGGCAAGGGGCCTCGGGTCCATGGATGCGGCATACATGCCTTTACCGTCAAGCTTTGCGCCGTGGCAAAGCACGCAATTCACAAAATAGATATCACGCCCGGCCTCTACCAATGCCGCGAATTTGTCCTTGTCGGTCTTCTCTATTGCGCGTAGCGGATTTACAAGCGTCTTAAGTTCTATATCGCGGCCGTATGCCTTTATTACGGAAGGAGGAGGCGGATGCACGACACGCAGTTCCTTTGCAGCGCCTTCGAAGCGCCTTGCTGTCTTTAAATAAGCCGCAAACGAGAAAACAAGCGGCAGTATAAGCAGCACAACCACCTTCGCCGCGCCCTTTGAATACAGCGCGCGACCTATCCACCCAAAAAGTTCTTCCGTGCCACTGTCACTTACGGTCAATACCAAAATCGTAAGTATAAAAGTGAATATAACGTAGAGCTCTATAACGCTCGAAGGCACGGGGCTGCCGTAGAAAACGCCGGCAAGCTTTAGCGCAACGTACACGCCTATGGTCACGAGAGCGAGTTTTATTGGCGCTGTTATCTTCATCGCTTCACTATTGTCACAGTTTTATAACGTACTCGGCAACTGCCTTCAATTCGTCCTCGGTAAGAGAGGCCGGCGCCTTGGTCGCATCCGGCATGGGGCTTAGACCATCGGGGTTTGAAAAACCCGCCACCACATATAAGGAAGGCGCCCTCATGGACTCTATTGCGTAAGCTGCTACATCGCGCGCGCTTCCCTTATACGCCGCATCGTTTATCCTCGACTCTGCCAAGGCTGTAAAGCCCTTTAGAGACGGCGCCCTGCCGCCCGCCGCGTCGTGGCAAAGGGCGCACGCACCCCTGCCCTTATAAAGGCTTTCTCCAACGGACATTGGCGCGCTCCCCGCCACCTCGCCGCCGGCCTTTATGTCCGGCACATAGACCTCGCTAAAATACACATACAGCCCGATGGAGGCAAGTATGAAGATAAATATCTTTAGTGCATCACTCATCGCGCTTCCTGCCCATTGCAATAGAAAATAGAACGACCGTTATAAGCATAAATACGATTGTGCCGATAGACACAACGCGCGTTGCGTACTGTATGGACGGCGTAAAGGCCTCGACTGACGTATCCTTGTACACAGCGTACACATGCCAACCCTGCCTTATCGCAGAACGTATGAAGCCCATAAGTCCCATTAGCCAGGTAAAGCTCACTGCAAGAAGTACGAGCGCGTACTGGCTCCTTACCGGCGCTCTTCCCCATTCAACAGGGCCGACAACGGCTGCATTCTTAAAAATAATATAATCGAGCACAGAGACCGATATAAGCGCAACAAGTGTCGTCAAGACCTCTGGCACGCTGGAGGCAACCTTATACGAGCTGTCGGTAAAGTACCCGTAGTAAACGCCTACGAAGAATATATTTACGCACGCTGCGGCGATGATGGCAGCCTGGGCGGTCTTTAGCGCATCAGCCCTGGGATGCACGGAGTTAAGGTTGCTTCTTCTGTAGAGAAGAAAACTTATGAAGGTAAAAAGTATCATTATATTGACTGCGATGTTCTTTGCCGGCATCAGCCCAAGCGGCGCAATCAGCGGATGATACCTTGTACCCGCTGCCTTTATCTCGGCCCCTGTCATCTCAGGGGTGTGCGGGGTAAACCACACCATAAAAGAGACGGCGATTACGATTGCTATGTACTTTACGTACTTCGAGTAACGTTCATGCCCGGGGCATCTTGACATGGAAGTCCAGAGATAATAATTCGCGGCAAAGAATATCGCGCCTATAAGCACTGCCTGCACGATGAACATCCACCCAAACATCCCTCCCATGAGCATCATGCCCATCTCGGTGCTGTAGCGGTATATCTCGGCAGTTAGCCAGTAGCCTGCGAAAGGAAGCGGCAACAGCGCGGCTATGGCTATGAAGCTTCCGGTGTACCCCATCCAGTCGTAGTGCGCCCGGTCCTTACTCTCGGTGGCAGCTATAAAACGATAGGCCGCGTACGCGGCAAGCACAGAGCCGCCAAAAGAAATATTGGCGACAAAGCGGTGCAGGTTCATCGGATGCCAGAGAGGGTTATCGATTGCGCTCCAAAGGTTGCCGTTTAAAAACCCTTCCGGCGTAAGCCCGGCAGGCGTCATCATGAAAGTCGTCCACGCGTTGGCAACGAACATGATCGCTGTGCCGGCGATGTTCAGGGCAAGACCTATTAGCATGTGCGCCTTCTTCGAGCCGCCCTCCTGCATGGAATCCCACTTAAGGGCATAGACATAGAGAAGTGCAGCGTCGATGACGAATATGACGGCATAGACGTAAAATGTCGGAGAAAATATCTTTGTCATGTACCCCATGAACTTGGGGTAAAAGAAAAACAGCGCAGCGGCAAATATAACGCCCACTGCCACTGTCACAACATGCGCCGCAAGGCTTACGCGTATGAACTCGCGCGCCACCTTGTCGTAGCGACCATCTTTTCTCACGTATCCGACGACCTCGAGAATAAGGACGAATATGGGGACAGCGAGTATGAAGGCCGCAAACCAGAGGTGCGTCTGGGCAAGGAGCCATACTGTAACGCGCGGGCTAACGGGGCCAAGCGTATTATAATCCGCTGCACTGGCCTCTACGGCAACCAGGCAAAAAACCGCTGCAAAGACAACCGGCGTAATTATGGAAAGACCGCGGCGCACGTCTTATCCTCCGTAGAAAAAGCTCAGGCCAAAGGCCTTTAGTACCAGCGCATCAACGGCAACAAGGGCCGCAAGTGCGGCGCCAAACGCTATTGCAAATATAACGACCCTGCCCATAAAGACCGTCCTCTTGCTCCTCTTTTTCACAAAAACATCCTTATAATATCAAAATACAGCCTCGATATGTCTAAAAATTTTCCAGCATAATTCGTTTTTTGCCTGCCGACTTTTATGCTATCATTTATACATGAACTCGGAGAGAAAAAATCCACTCTCCACGGTGGACATAATAATCGAAGGCCCTGACGGCGCAATTGTTTTAATAAAGAGAAAAAACGCCCCGCCTGGCTGGGCGCTTCCCGGAGGGTTCGTTGACTACGGCGAATCGGTGGAAACAGCGGCGGTGCGCGAGGCAAAGGAAGAGACATCGCTCGAGGTAACCCTTATACGCCAGCTCCATACGTATTCCGCTCCCGAAAGAGACCCTCGCTTTCATACGATAAGCGTTGTCTTTTACGCAACGGCAAAAGGCACGCCCGTTGGCAAGGACGACGCGCTCGAGGCAAGGTTCTTTAAAAAAGACCGGCTGCCCTCACCCATTGCCTTTGACCACGCGGCCATAATCGAGGATTTTTTCAGATACAAGGCAACGGGCGAGGACGCTTACCTTCTTAAGAAGACGTGAGTTATGTTATGGCTACCACCCGTTTCAAAAGGACAAAGAAGGCGCTTCTCGCGTTTATAATAACAATAGTGGTCATAAACGCGTATTCCTATATTACGCGAGACACCTTTATCGTGCCAAAAAACATGACGCTCGAAGAAAAAATCAAACAAAAGATGCACCACCGAGGGGACGGCACTTTCCGTAACCCCTGGCTCACCGACTCGAGAAAAGGCTTTTTCGATTTCCTGAAATGGCAGTTCTCGAAAAACGCCTTTGAAGAAGAAAGGAAAAAGCCCTTTAACCTTTCAACAGTTGCAACCGACTTTGACACGCTAGAGAAAACAGGCTCTGATTATGCCGTATGGCTCGGGCACTCGACAGTGCTCATAAAGGCAGGGGGTAAGCGCATTATAACAGACCCCGTGTTCTTCGACGTCACGTTCTTTATAAAGCGGAAAGCTCCCTTCCCGGTCGAGCTTGATAAACTTCCAAAGATAGACTACGTGCTCATCTCGCACGGCCACTACGACCACCTTAGCACAAAAAGCATCGAATACCTCATAAGGCGCGACAATCCCGTGTTCGTCACTGCGAACGGATACAAAAAGTATTTCGAGAAACGCGGCACATCAAAAAATACGGTCATAGACTGGTTCGAGAGCTTTTCCTCCAGCGGAGTTAAGATAACGGCGCTGCCTTCCCAACACTGGTCAAAGCGCACGCTCACCGACAATAACAGAATGCAGTGGGCGTGCTTTCTTATCGAGGCAAACGGAAAGAAGATATTCTGGATTGGGGATTCGGGCTACTACGAAGGCTACAAGGAGCTTGGCGAAAAGTTTGGCCCTGTTGACGTGCTTTTTGCGCCAATCGGCGCGTACGAGCCAAGATGGTTCATGCAGCCCTATCACATGAACCCGGAGGAGGCCCACGAAGTTACAAAGGAACTCAAAGCAAAAATACTTATCCCCATACACTGGGGCACATTCGATTTAACGGACGAGCCGCTCTTTGCCCCTCCTGAACGCATAAAAGCAGCATTCCAATCAAATAACCCGGGGCCGGAAAATCTGAAGCTCCTTACCCCCGGAGAGCCGTTCATAATTAAATAAAGCTGAAATCTAAAACAGGGCAGGAGGCCAGCCAGCCCCTGCCCTGTCTCTTACAGGCGTATAAAAGGAAGGAGGTCCTTATTTTACGCCCTTTTTTCCATCCCGGCCGGTTGTACCGTTGCCTGGGACACGATGAGCTCGCCTTTGGCAACAATCTTGTGCCAAACGTTCTTTGGAGCAAGCACTACAACACCCGGTTCAAGGGCAAGCGTTTTCTCGCCGTTATCGTCGAGATAGAAAGTGCCCTTACCTTCGTGAACAAAAAATACCTGGTCGCCGTTTGGATGCCTGTGATAATCAAGCACCTGCCCGTCCTTGAAATAATACGTATCCTGGGCAAGGGCGTCGGTCTTTAGGTGTGTTACCTTGTTTACTGCATTATCCGTATAAACCTTCTTCTTTACTACATTCGCTTCCTGCATGTCTTCGTTACCTCCGTGTTGGTTTTGGATTATTTTGGTCTTATTTATCTTCAAACAAGGCAAAAAAATTTATCTATTACCCTACTAAATCGCTCACCTATATAATATAGACCAAAACATCCGCTTTGTCAACCCCCTCGGACTAAAATTCTTTAGTGCAAGAAAAAGTAAATAATCCAGCCGGTTACGGCAACATATATCCAGACCCCTGCGGTATAGGGCGCTATCCTTTTGTGCCTGTCGAATCTCTCTTTTAGCCCGAGATAGACCGTAACAGCAGCAAGCGGCATGTTGATTATGGAAAGTACGGTGTGCGACCAGAGTATGAAAAGGTATATGCCCCTATTGGGCCCTGCGTACCTCACAGGCGGATACATCGACGACTTTATGGTATACACGACGACAAAAAGCACTGCCAGCGCCGTTGCCGTAAGCATTGCAGCCTTGTGCCTTGTCTTTTGCCCCGAGAGTATGAAGCCCAGGCCGGTAAGTATGGAGAGCCCGCTTCCGCCTATAAGCGCGAGCCCAAGGTATGTGAGAATAGCTTCGGTACCCATTGCAGGGCATTATACCCTATCTCTTTGCTATGAAGTCAAGGGCAGAGACGGCGTTGTCCATAAAATAAGCGACTATAAGCACGGCCACCACATAAACCACAAGAAGAAGCCTGCCGTTACCCTTTTTTTCATTCGTATCGACTGTCATTTCTCTTGTTTCCATAAAAACCTCCGTTAGAAAGACTCTGTCATGTGTATTAAACCAGATCCGCCAGCAAAGCGGCAAAAAGCACCGAAAGATACACTATCGAAAATGCGAACACGAGCGGCGATTTTTCCTTTTTGGAGAAGAGGAAAAGCACAGACATCAAAACAAAGGCCGCGCCAAGGAACATCGCCGACACCATGTAAAAGGCCCCTGCCATGCCGATAACATACGGAAGCGCTGAGGCTGCGCCGAGAAAAGCCGTATAAACGAATATGCGCGTCTTGGAGGCCGCTATGCCCTTTGCAACCGGTATGACCGGTATGCCGGCCTTCTTGTACTGCTCTCTGTAAATCATTGCCAGACTTATTGCGTGCGGCTGTTGCCAGAGAGCTACAATTAAGAAAAGTATTGCTGCTGTCATATCCACAGTG
This genomic window contains:
- a CDS encoding MBL fold metallo-hydrolase codes for the protein MATTRFKRTKKALLAFIITIVVINAYSYITRDTFIVPKNMTLEEKIKQKMHHRGDGTFRNPWLTDSRKGFFDFLKWQFSKNAFEEERKKPFNLSTVATDFDTLEKTGSDYAVWLGHSTVLIKAGGKRIITDPVFFDVTFFIKRKAPFPVELDKLPKIDYVLISHGHYDHLSTKSIEYLIRRDNPVFVTANGYKKYFEKRGTSKNTVIDWFESFSSSGVKITALPSQHWSKRTLTDNNRMQWACFLIEANGKKIFWIGDSGYYEGYKELGEKFGPVDVLFAPIGAYEPRWFMQPYHMNPEEAHEVTKELKAKILIPIHWGTFDLTDEPLFAPPERIKAAFQSNNPGPENLKLLTPGEPFIIK
- a CDS encoding NUDIX hydrolase: MNSERKNPLSTVDIIIEGPDGAIVLIKRKNAPPGWALPGGFVDYGESVETAAVREAKEETSLEVTLIRQLHTYSAPERDPRFHTISVVFYATAKGTPVGKDDALEARFFKKDRLPSPIAFDHAAIIEDFFRYKATGEDAYLLKKT
- a CDS encoding cytochrome c: MSDALKIFIFILASIGLYVYFSEVYVPDIKAGGEVAGSAPMSVGESLYKGRGACALCHDAAGGRAPSLKGFTALAESRINDAAYKGSARDVAAYAIESMRAPSLYVVAGFSNPDGLSPMPDATKAPASLTEDELKAVAEYVIKL
- a CDS encoding DUF420 domain-containing protein codes for the protein MGTEAILTYLGLALIGGSGLSILTGLGFILSGQKTRHKAAMLTATALAVLFVVVYTIKSSMYPPVRYAGPNRGIYLFILWSHTVLSIINMPLAAVTVYLGLKERFDRHKRIAPYTAGVWIYVAVTGWIIYFFLH
- a CDS encoding cytochrome c encodes the protein MKITAPIKLALVTIGVYVALKLAGVFYGSPVPSSVIELYVIFTFILTILVLTVSDSGTEELFGWIGRALYSKGAAKVVVLLILPLVFSFAAYLKTARRFEGAAKELRVVHPPPPSVIKAYGRDIELKTLVNPLRAIEKTDKDKFAALVEAGRDIYFVNCVLCHGAKLDGKGMYAASMDPRPLAFKGSDTIAQIEETYVFWRIVKGGQGLPIEAMPHKSAMPAWEATLTEEEVWKAVLFIYDYTGNRPREHKL
- a CDS encoding cupin domain-containing protein yields the protein MQEANVVKKKVYTDNAVNKVTHLKTDALAQDTYYFKDGQVLDYHRHPNGDQVFFVHEGKGTFYLDDNGEKTLALEPGVVVLAPKNVWHKIVAKGELIVSQATVQPAGMEKRA
- a CDS encoding cytochrome ubiquinol oxidase subunit I, with product MRRGLSIITPVVFAAVFCLVAVEASAADYNTLGPVSPRVTVWLLAQTHLWFAAFILAVPIFVLILEVVGYVRKDGRYDKVAREFIRVSLAAHVVTVAVGVIFAAALFFFYPKFMGYMTKIFSPTFYVYAVIFVIDAALLYVYALKWDSMQEGGSKKAHMLIGLALNIAGTAIMFVANAWTTFMMTPAGLTPEGFLNGNLWSAIDNPLWHPMNLHRFVANISFGGSVLAAYAAYRFIAATESKDRAHYDWMGYTGSFIAIAALLPLPFAGYWLTAEIYRYSTEMGMMLMGGMFGWMFIVQAVLIGAIFFAANYYLWTSMSRCPGHERYSKYVKYIAIVIAVSFMVWFTPHTPEMTGAEIKAAGTRYHPLIAPLGLMPAKNIAVNIMILFTFISFLLYRRSNLNSVHPRADALKTAQAAIIAAACVNIFFVGVYYGYFTDSSYKVASSVPEVLTTLVALISVSVLDYIIFKNAAVVGPVEWGRAPVRSQYALVLLAVSFTWLMGLMGFIRSAIRQGWHVYAVYKDTSVEAFTPSIQYATRVVSIGTIVFMLITVVLFSIAMGRKRDE